In the genome of Cheilinus undulatus linkage group 6, ASM1832078v1, whole genome shotgun sequence, one region contains:
- the tm9sf2 gene encoding transmembrane 9 superfamily member 2 — protein sequence MLLWLLGAALVARAAGFYLPGLAPVSFCEPGKDKVPDCKSTIELFVNRLDSVESVLPYEYTAFDFCSEETEKRPSENLGQVLFGERIEPSPYKFEFMKRAQCQKVCTRTYDTGVQADRAKLDFLKKGMLLNYQHHWIVDNMPVTWCYDVEDGQKFCNPGFPIGCYVTEAGRPKDACVVNSNFNEKDAFYIFNHVDITIYYHVVEHEQLGARLVAAKIDPKSYENPNDGSPDCSGGPKFLKNKHEGVFKIPYTYTIDFKEDKSIRWASRWDYILESMPHTNIQWFSIMNSLVIVLFLSGMVAMIMLRTLHKDIARYNQMDSVEDAQEEFGWKLVHGDVFRPPRKGMLLSVFLGSGTQIFIMTFVTLFFACLGFLSPANRGALMTCAVVLWVLLGTPAGFVAARLYKSFGGEKWKTNVLLTALLCPGVVFADFFVMNLILWGEGSSAAMPFGTLVAILALWFCISVPLTFIGAYFGFKKAGIEHPVRTNQIPRQIPEQSFYTKPFPGIVMGGILPFGCIFIQLFFILNSIWSHQMYYMFGFLFLVFIILVITCSEATILLCYFHLCAEDYHWQWRSFLTSGFTAAYFLVYAIHYFFSKLQITGLASTILYFGYTMIMALIFFLFTGTIGFFACFWFVTKIYSVVKVD from the exons ATGTTGCTTTGGCTGCTGGGAGCTGCGTTGGTAGCTCGAGCGGCTGGCTTCTACCTCCCGGGTCTCGCTCCGGTCAGCTTCTGTGAGCCTGGCAAAGACAAAGTGCCAGACTGTAAG TCGACCATTGAGCTGTTTGTGAACAGGCTGGATTCTGTGGAGTCAGTTTTGCCTTATGAATACACAGC GTTTGACTTCTGCtcagaggaaacagagaaaCGTCCATCAGAAAACCTTGGCCAGGTGCTTTTTGGGGAGAGAATTGAACCTTCGCCGTACAAG tTTGAATTTATGAAACGTGCACAATGTCAGAAGGTGTGCACCAGAACCTATGACACTGGCGTCCAGGCAGACAGAGCCAAACTGGACTTCCTCAAGAAAGGCATGCTACTCAACTACCAGCATCACTG gaTTGTGGACAACATGCCGGTCACCTGGTGCTATGATGTTGAAGATGGACAGAAGTTCTGTAACCCGGGTTTCCCCATTGGCTGTTATGTAACAGAAGCAGGCCGACCAAAAGATGCATGCGTGGTCAAT TCTAACTTCAATGAAAAGGATGCTTTTTACATCTTCAACCATGTGGACATCACCATCTACTACCACGTTGTTGAGCATGAGCAGCTTGGAGCACGGCTGGTTGCTGCAAAGATTGACCCCAAAAG CTATGAAAACCCCAATGATGGCAGTCCAGATTGTTCTGGAGGACCAAAgttcctgaaaaacaaacatgaaggcGTCTTCAAAATCCCGTATACCTACACCATTGACTTTAAG GAAGACAAGAGTATCCGCTGGGCGTCTAGATGGGACTACATCCTGGAGTCAATGCCTCACACCAACATCCAGTGgttcag CATTATGAACTCCTTGGTGATTGTGTTGTTCCTGTCTGGAATGGTGGCCATGATCATGCTGCGCACTCTTCATAAAGACATTGCAAGATACAATCAGATGGATTCTGTG GAGGATGCCCAGGAGGAGTTTGGCTGGAAGTTGGTCCATGGAGACGTTTTCCGACCCCCCAGAAAGGGAATGCTGTTATCAGTTTTCCTCGGCTCTGGCACCCAAATCTTCATCATGACTTTTGTCAcccttt TCTTTGCCTGTCTTGGGTTCCTCTCGCCGGCTAACCGCGGGGCTCTTATGACGTGTGCTGTTGttctctgggttcttctgggaacTCCTGCTGGATTTGTGGCAGCTCGCCTCTACAAAT CTTTTGGAGGAGAGAAGTGGAAGACCAATGTTCTGCTGACAGCTTTACTCTGTCCAGG gGTGGTGTTTGCAGATTTCTTTGTGATGAACTTGATCCTGTGGGGTGAAGGATCCTCTGCAGCCATGCCTTTCGGCACTCTCGTAGCCATATTGGCTCTTTGGTTCTGTATCTCAGTGCCGCTGACCTTTATAGGAGCGTACTTTGGCTTCAAAAAGGCT GGTATTGAACATCCTGTACGGACAAATCAGATTCCTCGTCAAATCCCAGAGCAGTCATTCTACACTAAGCCCTTCCCTGGTATCGTCATGGGAGGAATTCTGCCTTTTGGATGCATATTTATTCAGCTATTCTTCATACTAAACTCCATCTG GTCCCATCAGATGTACTACATGTTTGGCTTCCTTTTCCTTGTCTTCATTATTTTGGTCATCACCTGCTCTGAGGCCACCATCTTGCTTTGCTACTTCCACCTATGTGCTGAG GACTACCATTGGCAGTGGCGTTCCTTCCTGACTAGTGGATTCACTGCTGCCTATTTCCTTGTTTATGCAATTCACTACTTCTTCTCAAAGCTGCAAATCACTGGACTGGCCAGCACCATCCTGTACTTTGGATACACAATGATCATGGCTCTCATCTTTTTCTTATTCACTG GTACAATTGGTTTCTTTGCCTGTTTCTGGTTTGTTACCAAGATCTACAGTGTGGTCAAGGTGGACTGA